Below is a window of Desmonostoc muscorum LEGE 12446 DNA.
AGGCTGGTTCAACAGCGCTAATGACTACGAAAAGCAAAACTTATTGCTTTATTTAGGTTGTATCAGTCCCGAAGGCGTCCACTGGGATTTAATTCGACTAGCATTGAGTTCCATTGCCAATCAAGCGATTATTCCTTTGCAAGATGTTTTGGGATTAGGAAACGAAGCGCGGATGAATTTTCCTAGTACCGCTGAGGGTAACTGGGGATGGCGTTATCAAGCAGCAGCGTTAACAGAGGAATTAAGCTCAAGGCTGAAAGTTCTCACCAGACTCAATGGACGCGCCCCGCAAGAACACTGAGGAATGGGTGATAGGGAGAGGGGGGAGATGGGGGAGATGAGGGAGAAAATACTACATCATCCTTCTCATCCCCCTCATCTCCCTCATCTCAAAACTTGGGTTTAGCAGCCGCAATCCTAATTTCTTCTTCTTTCCCCAGTTCTCCCATTTCTTTGGCTTTCTCCTGATTAACGCTCATTAAAACACCACCAGCATTATCAGTTTTAACTGTTAATTGCTCTTGAGCTTTCCAAATCCGGTGAGTACCCTCTGGTAGAGTACCCTCAAACTCGGTTTTGCCATCAGCTACTACGCGAATCCAGGATGATGCTTTCAATGTAACGCCAATTTGTACAGCCTCTTTCTGTTTGGTATCGCTGACAGGTTGAACTTCTAGTGACTGTTTTGGTTTGGTTAGTTCTGGTTTGACTATTTCTGGTTTAACAATGGACTTTTGTTGTGGGTATGGCTCGCTTTCGCTATTACTTGCTTGTAGTACGGCGTTATTTAATAAATGAGATAAGCCATTTACAGAGCATAAAATTAGCAATATGTAAAGAAAGTAAAGATGAATAGGACGTAGTTGATTCAGAGGTGAAGTATTCGCCGTAGGTTGGGAGTTTACTTGTGGAGAATTGATCGGAAAAGTGTCAGCAAATTCGGCTCCATTCAAGCCCAGTGCGTCGGCAAATTGTCTGATTAAACCCTGAATATAAACTGGTTCTGGGAGATCGTTTAAATTACCTTCTTCGATCGCCTGCAATAATCGTCGGGGAATCATGGTCAATATAACTACTTGTTCTAGAGATAGACCCTGTTCTTGACGTGATGCCCAAAGTTGAGCGCCTATTTCTGCCAACTTTTCAGATCTTTGTTGCTCTAATGAAAGTGGTAGCTGCTGATTATTTTTCTTTCTTGGCCATTTCATGCCTTCTGACACTCCTTAACTCAACTAAATCTTTAATAGGTTGCTTGAACAAGAATTCAGAATTCAGAATTCAGAATTCAGTATAAATTTGTAGCTCTTTTTATGAAAAATAAACGGGTTTAAAACCCCTAAACAAATCTACGATTTGGTGAGCCAGTACTGCAAGAAAATTTCCTTGTGTACGTGATTAGCGCAT
It encodes the following:
- a CDS encoding helix-turn-helix domain-containing protein, with the protein product MKWPRKKNNQQLPLSLEQQRSEKLAEIGAQLWASRQEQGLSLEQVVILTMIPRRLLQAIEEGNLNDLPEPVYIQGLIRQFADALGLNGAEFADTFPINSPQVNSQPTANTSPLNQLRPIHLYFLYILLILCSVNGLSHLLNNAVLQASNSESEPYPQQKSIVKPEIVKPELTKPKQSLEVQPVSDTKQKEAVQIGVTLKASSWIRVVADGKTEFEGTLPEGTHRIWKAQEQLTVKTDNAGGVLMSVNQEKAKEMGELGKEEEIRIAAAKPKF